The proteins below come from a single Miscanthus floridulus cultivar M001 chromosome 1, ASM1932011v1, whole genome shotgun sequence genomic window:
- the LOC136454070 gene encoding uncharacterized protein codes for MENWEWFMKMLHKAIGSPHGLVISTDAGKGLDKAVTKIFSNGVEHRECMRHLVKNFQKRFRGEVFEKNLWPASRCYRMTTHERHWNEMHKACPKATNWLLENHKQLWARAKFNTTSKCDYVTNNIAETFNSWIREHKSLPVLDLMDKIRQLIMERFCTRRNLASKLSGFKILPHVMKVLHEKSRSLNYSIHRSGPMVGEVGGVNKDLVPWRFIVDLDNHECTCRGWQLTGLPCVHAIAFIVTRRVLLEDFVHPYYSVQKFIAAYASAVPPMPDKEEWEKVDLGFKLLPPLCYRAAGRPRKRRIVGSEEGGTSSRGKRRCKRCGGFGHLQKTYNETVHDPDAPPPTPPKRRKTYKPKVVEIIETTEDPSKKRKRTSKPKVIGVTENPEDPCTKKKRKASTKGKQPNKKKKATPTTAEPTAAEPTPGFKLPGDKEAGQPRSSDKEPKYIISKSQR; via the exons ATGGAGAACTGGGAATGGTTCATGAAGATGCTGCACAAGGCAATTGGTTCTCCACATGGTCTGGTTATTTCAACAGATGCAG GCAAAGGACTTGATAAGGCAGTTACCAAAATCTTCAGCAATGGTGTAGAACACAGAGAATGCATGAGGCATCTTGTCAAGAATTTCCAGAAGAGGTTTAGAGGAGAAGTGTTTGAGAAGAACTTGTGGCCTGCATCAAGGTGCTACAGAATGACAACACATGAGAGGCATTGGAATGAGATgcacaaagcatgcccaaaggcaaCTAACTGGCTGCTGGAGAACCACAAGCAGCTATGGGCAAGGGCCAAATTCAACACAACAAGCAAATGTGACTATGTCACCAACAACATTGCTGAGACATTCAATAGTTGGATCAGGGAACACAAGTCCTTACCTGTTCTAGACCTCATGGATAAGATAAGGCAGTTGATCATGGAGAGGTTCTGCACTAGGAGAAACCTGGCCTCAAAGTTGTCAGGCTTCAAGATTTTGCCTCATGTCATGAAGGTTCTGCATGAGAAAAGCAGATCCCTTAACTATAGCATACATAGGAGTGGCCCAATGGTTGGAGAAGTAGGAGGAGTGAATAAAGACCTAGTTCCTTGGAGATTCATTGTTGATCTGGACAACCATGAGTGCACATGCAGAGGATGGCAGCTCACTGGACTCCCCTGTGTGCATGCCATAGCTTTCATTGTCACAAGAAGGGTCCTATTGGAGGATTTTGTGCACCCTTACTACTCTGTGCAGAAGTTCATAGCAGCATATGCATCTGCTGTGCCTCCAATGCCAGACAAGGAAGAATGGGAGAAGGTGGACCTTGGCTTCAAGCTACTTCCTCCTTTATGCTATAGAGCAGCAGGTAGGCCAAGAAAGAGAAGGATAGTTGGCTCTGAAGAAGGTGGGACAAGCAGTAGAGGCAAGAGAAGGTGTAAAAGGTGTGGTGGATTTGGTCACCTACAGAAAACCTACAATGAAACTGTCCATGATCCTGATGCCCCACCACCTACACCACCAAAGAGGAGGAAGACTTACAAGCCAAAAGTGGTGGAGATCATAGAAACCACGGAAGATCcatccaagaagaggaagaggacttCCAAGCCAAAAGTGATCGGGGTTACAGAAAACCCAGAAGATCCTTGTactaagaagaagaggaaggcctCCACCAAGGGGAAACAACCcaacaagaaaaagaaggcaACTCCTACAACTGCAGAGCCCACAGCTGCAGAGCCCACACCT GGTTTCAAACTCCCCGGTGACAAAGAAGCAGGCCAGCCAAGGAGCAGTGACAAGGAGCCAAAGTACATCATCAGCAAGTCCCAGCGCTAG